Proteins from one Catenuloplanes atrovinosus genomic window:
- a CDS encoding S8 family serine peptidase: MDKLRLTVTALMSVAALAVAGHASAAPPTPAAEGRIAAAGGPTAIPDSYIVTLEDGADSVEHLAGTLAERHDGRVNRTFRHALRGFEAELTETAARRLAADPAVASVTQNHRVRATDVASWGLDRVDQRALPLDGSYTAPRTAPAVRAYIIDSGINLTHAEFAGRVVSGTDTIDHDDDATDCLGHGTHVAGTVGGATFGVAPDVRLVAVRVLDCDGWGTAATVIGGIDWVTADHDPHELAVANLSLGGTVYEPMMQALTDSIADGITYGVAAGNDRGADACATFPAAVPAAIAVAATAADDSRAAFSNIGSCVDVFAPGAGITSAFIGGDTATRTANGTSMAAPHVTGAAALILADHPTYTPAQVTTELLAEATPDVVTDPGAGSPNRLLYVDGAAPADDFTVSATPASLSTTAGGTVSTTVSTTVTRGAPQPVTLSVSGLPAGATATFSTSTVDAGGSATLTVSTTTATPAGSYQLALVGAGSGATRPAVFQLTVDPAPGCAGATSMDVSLVMGRTIDLPITVTGCSGNASPTSTIAVDIDHTDISDLEFYLVSPDGTVGLLVSRSGFGLSDFRYTMTRDLSAEVANGTWKLRIVDSGSVGTGFLDSWGLDLGADPLPAPACGGMTDTDVRIGAAATVESHLTVTGCAADAGGHAYAELHIFNQYAHHLETTLVAPDGVEFPLFDPRRNFAVDIQTTYVVDLSGHRPNGRWTLRVQDTDWTTGNDGYIDGWRLTL; this comes from the coding sequence GTGGACAAGTTGCGCCTGACCGTGACGGCCCTGATGTCGGTGGCGGCGCTGGCCGTCGCCGGGCACGCCTCGGCGGCACCACCGACCCCCGCCGCCGAGGGTCGGATAGCGGCCGCGGGCGGCCCGACCGCGATCCCCGACTCCTACATCGTCACGCTCGAGGACGGCGCCGACAGCGTGGAGCACCTCGCCGGCACGCTCGCCGAGCGGCACGACGGCCGGGTCAACCGGACCTTCCGGCACGCGCTGCGCGGCTTCGAGGCGGAACTGACGGAGACTGCCGCCCGCCGGCTGGCCGCCGACCCGGCGGTCGCGTCGGTCACCCAGAACCACCGGGTGCGCGCCACCGACGTCGCCTCCTGGGGTCTGGACCGCGTCGACCAGCGCGCACTCCCGCTGGACGGCTCGTACACCGCTCCGCGGACGGCGCCGGCGGTCCGGGCGTACATCATCGACAGCGGCATCAACCTCACCCATGCGGAGTTCGCCGGCCGGGTGGTGTCCGGGACGGACACGATCGACCATGACGACGACGCCACCGACTGCCTCGGGCACGGCACCCACGTGGCCGGCACCGTCGGCGGCGCCACCTTCGGGGTCGCGCCCGACGTGCGGTTGGTCGCCGTCCGCGTGCTCGACTGCGACGGCTGGGGCACGGCCGCCACCGTCATCGGCGGCATCGACTGGGTCACCGCCGACCACGACCCGCACGAACTCGCCGTCGCCAACCTCAGCCTCGGCGGCACCGTGTACGAACCCATGATGCAAGCGCTCACGGACTCCATCGCCGACGGCATCACCTACGGCGTGGCCGCCGGCAACGACCGGGGTGCGGACGCCTGCGCCACGTTCCCCGCAGCCGTGCCGGCGGCGATCGCCGTCGCCGCGACGGCCGCGGACGACAGCCGGGCCGCGTTCTCCAACATCGGCTCCTGCGTCGACGTCTTCGCCCCCGGCGCCGGCATCACCTCCGCCTTCATCGGCGGCGACACCGCCACCCGTACCGCCAACGGCACCTCCATGGCCGCCCCGCACGTCACCGGCGCCGCGGCCCTCATCCTGGCCGACCACCCGACCTACACCCCCGCCCAGGTCACCACCGAACTCCTCGCCGAGGCGACCCCGGACGTGGTCACCGATCCCGGCGCCGGATCACCCAACCGACTGCTGTACGTGGACGGCGCGGCACCCGCGGACGACTTCACCGTGTCCGCCACCCCGGCGAGCCTGAGCACGACGGCCGGCGGGACGGTGTCGACCACGGTGAGCACGACCGTCACGCGCGGCGCACCACAGCCGGTCACGTTGTCGGTCTCCGGGCTTCCCGCCGGTGCGACGGCGACCTTCAGCACGAGCACCGTCGACGCCGGCGGTAGCGCCACGCTCACCGTGTCGACCACGACCGCGACCCCTGCCGGCAGCTATCAGCTCGCCCTGGTCGGCGCGGGCAGCGGCGCCACCCGGCCCGCGGTGTTCCAGCTCACCGTCGACCCGGCGCCCGGCTGCGCCGGCGCCACGAGCATGGACGTGTCACTGGTCATGGGCCGCACCATCGACCTGCCCATCACCGTCACCGGCTGCTCCGGGAACGCGTCGCCGACCAGCACCATCGCGGTCGACATCGACCACACCGACATCTCCGACCTGGAGTTCTACCTCGTCTCCCCGGACGGCACCGTCGGCCTGCTCGTGTCGCGCAGCGGGTTCGGCCTGTCCGACTTCCGCTACACGATGACCCGTGACCTCTCCGCCGAGGTCGCGAACGGCACCTGGAAGCTGCGCATCGTGGACAGCGGATCGGTCGGCACGGGATTCCTGGACTCCTGGGGCCTCGACCTCGGTGCCGATCCGCTGCCGGCCCCCGCCTGCGGCGGCATGACGGACACCGACGTGCGGATCGGCGCCGCGGCCACCGTGGAGAGCCACCTGACGGTGACCGGCTGTGCGGCGGACGCGGGCGGCCACGCCTACGCCGAGCTGCACATCTTCAACCAGTACGCGCACCACCTCGAGACCACCCTCGTCGCACCGGACGGCGTGGAATTCCCCCTCTTCGACCCGCGGCGCAACTTCGCCGTCGACATCCAGACGACGTACGTCGTCGACCTCTCCGGCCACCGGCCGAACGGGCGGTGGACCCTGCGGGTGCAGGACACCGACTGGACGACCGGGAACGAC